One region of Pongo pygmaeus isolate AG05252 chromosome 21, NHGRI_mPonPyg2-v2.0_pri, whole genome shotgun sequence genomic DNA includes:
- the YWHAB gene encoding 14-3-3 protein beta/alpha: MTMDKSELVQKAKLAEQAERYDDMAAAMKAVTEQGHELSNEERNLLSVAYKNVVGARRSSWRVISSIEQKTERNEKKQQMGKEYREKIEAELQDICNDVLELLDKYLIPNATQPESKVFYLKMKGDYFRYLSEVASGDNKQTTVSNSQQAYQEAFEISKKEMQPTHPIRLGLALNFSVFYYEILNSPEKACSLAKTAFDEAIAELDTLNEESYKDSTLIMQLLRDNLTLWTSENQGDEGDAGEGEN, translated from the exons ATGACAATGGATAAAAGTGAGCTGGTACAGAAAGCCAAACTCGCTGAGCAGGCTGAGCGCTATGATGATATGGCTGCAGCCATGAAGGCAGTCACAGAACAGGGGCATGAACTTTCCAATGAAGAGAGAAATCTGCtctctgttgcctacaagaatgTGGTAGGCGCCCGCCGCTCTTCCTGGCGTGTCATCTCCAGCATTGAGCAGAAAACAGAGAGGAACGAGAAGAAGCAGCAGATGGGCAAAGAGTACCGTGAGAAGATAGAGGCAGAACTGCAGGACATCTGCAATGACGTTCTG GAGCTGTTGGACAAATATCTTATTCCCAATGCTACACAACCAGAAAGTAAGGTGTTCTACTTGAAAATGAAAGGAGATTATTTTAGGTATCTTTCTGAAGTGGCATCTGGAGACAACAAACAAA CCACTGTGTCGAACTCCCAGCAGGCTTACCAGGAAGCATTTGAAATTAGTAAGAAAGAAATGCAACCTACACACCCAATTCGACTTGGTCTGGCACTTAATTTCTCAGTCTTTTACTATGAGATTCTAAACTCTCCTGAAAAGGCCTGTAGCCTGGCAAAAACG GCATTTGATGAAGCAATTGCTGAATTGGATACACTGAATGAAGAGTCTTATAAAGACAGCACTCTGATCATGCAGTTACTTAGGGACAATCTCACT ctGTGGACATCGGAAAACCAGGGAGACGAAGGAGACGCTGGGGAGGGAGAGAACTAA
- the PABPC1L gene encoding polyadenylate-binding protein 1-like isoform X1, with amino-acid sequence MNASGSGYPLASLYVGDLHPDVTEAMLYEKFSPAGPILSIRVCRDVATRRSLGYAYINFQQPADAERALDTMNFEMLKGQPIRIMWSQRDPGLRKSGVGNIFIKNLEDSIDNKALYDTFSTFGNILSCKVACDEHGSRGFGFVHFETHEAAQQAINTMNGMLLNDRKVFVGHFKSRREREAEMGARALEFTNIYVKNLPVDVDEQGLQDLFSQFGKMLSVKVMRDNSGHSRCFGFVNFEKHEEAQKAVVHMNGKEVSGRLLYAGRAQKRVERQNELKRRFEQMKQDRLRRYQGVNLYVKNLDDSIDDDKLRKEFSPYGVITSAKKRRQRP; translated from the exons ATGAACGCCAGCGGCTCTGGCTACCCGCTTGCCTCGCTTTACGTGGGCGATCTGCACCCCGACGTGACCGAGGCCATGCTCTATGAGAAGTTCTCTCCCGCCGGCCCCATCCTGTCCATCCGCGTGTGCCGCGATGTGGCCACCCGGCGCTCGCTGGGCTATGCCTACATCAACTTCCAGCAGCCCGCGGACG CGGAGCGGGCACTGGACACAATGAACTTTGAGATGCTCAAAGGCCAGCCTATTCGCATCATGTGGTCCCAGCGAGACCCAGGACTTCGCAAGTCAGGTGTGGGCAACATCTTCATCAAGAACCTGGAGGACTCCATTGACAACAAGGCTTTATATGATACCTTCTCCACCTTTGGGAACATCCTCTCTTGCAAG GTGGCGTGTGACGAGCATGGCTCCCGGGGTTTCGGCTTTGTCCATTTTGAGACCCATGAGGCCGCACAGCAGGCCATCAACACCATGAATGGGATGCTGCTGAATGACCGCAAAGT CTTTGTGGGCCACTTCAAGTCTCGACGGGAGCGGGAGGCGGAGATGGGGGCGCGGGCCCTGGAGTTCACCAACATCTACGTGAAGAACCTCCCGGTGGATGTGGACGAGCAAGGCCTGCAGGACCTCTTCTCCCAGTTTG GGAAAATGCTGAGTGTGAAGGTGATGAGGGACAACAGCGGCCACTCGCGGTGCTTTGGCTTTGTCAACTTTGAGAAGCATGAGGAAGCCCAGAAG gcTGTGGTCCATATGAACGGGAAGGAGGTGAGCGGGCGGCTGCTGTACGCAGGCCGGGCCCAAAAGCGCGTGGAGCGGCAGAATGAACTGAAGCGCAGGTTTGAGCAGATGAAGCAGGACCGGCTGAGGCGTTACCAG GGTGTGAACTTGTACGTGAAGAACCTGGATGACTCCATTGATGACGACAAACTGAGGAAGGAGTTCTCTCCCTATGGAGTAATTACCAGTGCGAAG
- the PABPC1L gene encoding polyadenylate-binding protein 1-like isoform X2, whose protein sequence is MNASGSGYPLASLYVGDLHPDVTEAMLYEKFSPAGPILSIRVCRDVATRRSLGYAYINFQQPADAERALDTMNFEMLKGQPIRIMWSQRDPGLRKSGVGNIFIKNLEDSIDNKALYDTFSTFGNILSCKVACDEHGSRGFGFVHFETHEAAQQAINTMNGMLLNDRKVFVGHFKSRREREAEMGARALEFTNIYVKNLPVDVDEQGLQDLFSQFGKMLSVKVMRDNSGHSRCFGFVNFEKHEEAQKAVVHMNGKEVSGRLLYAGRAQKRVERQNELKRRFEQMKQDRLRRYQGVNLYVKNLDDSIDDDKLRKEFSPYGVITSAKRRQRP, encoded by the exons ATGAACGCCAGCGGCTCTGGCTACCCGCTTGCCTCGCTTTACGTGGGCGATCTGCACCCCGACGTGACCGAGGCCATGCTCTATGAGAAGTTCTCTCCCGCCGGCCCCATCCTGTCCATCCGCGTGTGCCGCGATGTGGCCACCCGGCGCTCGCTGGGCTATGCCTACATCAACTTCCAGCAGCCCGCGGACG CGGAGCGGGCACTGGACACAATGAACTTTGAGATGCTCAAAGGCCAGCCTATTCGCATCATGTGGTCCCAGCGAGACCCAGGACTTCGCAAGTCAGGTGTGGGCAACATCTTCATCAAGAACCTGGAGGACTCCATTGACAACAAGGCTTTATATGATACCTTCTCCACCTTTGGGAACATCCTCTCTTGCAAG GTGGCGTGTGACGAGCATGGCTCCCGGGGTTTCGGCTTTGTCCATTTTGAGACCCATGAGGCCGCACAGCAGGCCATCAACACCATGAATGGGATGCTGCTGAATGACCGCAAAGT CTTTGTGGGCCACTTCAAGTCTCGACGGGAGCGGGAGGCGGAGATGGGGGCGCGGGCCCTGGAGTTCACCAACATCTACGTGAAGAACCTCCCGGTGGATGTGGACGAGCAAGGCCTGCAGGACCTCTTCTCCCAGTTTG GGAAAATGCTGAGTGTGAAGGTGATGAGGGACAACAGCGGCCACTCGCGGTGCTTTGGCTTTGTCAACTTTGAGAAGCATGAGGAAGCCCAGAAG gcTGTGGTCCATATGAACGGGAAGGAGGTGAGCGGGCGGCTGCTGTACGCAGGCCGGGCCCAAAAGCGCGTGGAGCGGCAGAATGAACTGAAGCGCAGGTTTGAGCAGATGAAGCAGGACCGGCTGAGGCGTTACCAG GGTGTGAACTTGTACGTGAAGAACCTGGATGACTCCATTGATGACGACAAACTGAGGAAGGAGTTCTCTCCCTATGGAGTAATTACCAGTGCGAAG